The following proteins are co-located in the Ascaphus truei isolate aAscTru1 unplaced genomic scaffold, aAscTru1.hap1 HAP1_SCAFFOLD_2443, whole genome shotgun sequence genome:
- the LOC142481065 gene encoding valine--tRNA ligase-like, with product MSAKKKEKMERFQQKQEKMKGQQQVEKKPKSEKKEKKELGVITYDIPTPPGERKDVSCSLPDSYSPQYVESSWYSWWEKEGFFKPEYGRGSVSEPCPKGVFMMCIPPPNVTGSLHLGHALTNAIQDSLTRWHRMRGEMTLWNPGCDHAGIATQVVVEKKLRRESGRTRHDLGEGRASYRRCGSGRKKKVTESISS from the exons ATGAGTGCGAAGAAGAAGGAAAAGATGGAGAGGTTCCAGCAGAAGCAAGAGAAGATGAAAGGGCAGCAGCAGGTGGAG AAGAAGCCAAAGTCggagaagaaagagaagaagGAGCTGGGTGTGATCACGTACGatatccccacccccccaggggAGAGGAAAG aTGTTTCCTGTTCTTTGCCGGACTCTTACAGTCCTCAGTATGTAGAATCTTCTTGGTATTCGTGGTGGGAGAAGGAGGGATTCTTCAAACCGGAGTATGGG CGGGGCAGTGTGTCGGAGCCCTGCCCTAAAGGTGTCTTCATGATGTGTATCCCTCCTCCGAATGTGACCGGATCCCTGCACCTCGGACACGCCCTGACCAACGCCATCCAGGACAGTCTGACCCgctg gcacCGCATGCGTGGGGAGATGACGCTGTGGAACCCGGGCTGTGATCACGCAGGAATCGCCACCCAGGTCGTGGTGGAGAAGAAACtgaggagagagagcgggaggacGAGGCACgacctgggggaggggagggcttcATACAGGAGGTGTGGCAGTGGAAGAAAGA aaAAGGTGACCGAATCTATCAGCAGCTGA